The following proteins are co-located in the Apium graveolens cultivar Ventura unplaced genomic scaffold, ASM990537v1 ctg7730, whole genome shotgun sequence genome:
- the LOC141704336 gene encoding S-adenosylmethionine decarboxylase proenzyme 4-like, whose protein sequence is MAASGFEGIEKRLELHFSGDDPMIGIGLRQLSFQTLEEILREVQCTVVSSVGNHFFDSYVLSESSLFVYPTKIIIKTCGTTQLLKSVRPLIHYSSNLGLSLSSCKYSRGSFIFPKSQPYPHTSFQDEVVYLQNVLPKNLCYDKASLMPSKLSTHTWHVFSATDESHLMFMHQPSTPTTFTFEICMTELDSVLARKFFRGPNDGKTGGSAGKVMTEMTRICDINPKAHICDFAFDPCGYSMNGLDGEKYSTIHVTPEEGFSYASFECVGSLCEGGGYIGDVLKKVVQVFRPGTMSVSTTCSSREVAARVAKAVEQVGMNCRSCTVDEFPVVGTVVFQTFTTRRV, encoded by the coding sequence ATGGCTGCTTCTGGCTTTGAAGGCATTGAAAAACGCCTGGAGCTCCACTTCTCCGGTGATGATCCGATGATCGGAATAGGGCTTCGGCAACTAAGCTTCCAAACCCTAGAGGAAATACTCCGTGAGGTGCAGTGCACCGTAGTATCATCAGTCGGTAATCACTTCTTTGATTCATATGTACTCTCGGAGTCAAGCCTCTTTGTTTACCCTACCAAGATCATTATCAAGACTTGTGGGACCACTCAACTCTTAAAATCTGTCCGTCCATTAATTCACTACTCATCAAACCTAGGTCTCTCTCTATCTTCTTGTAAGTACTCTCGCGGCAGCTTCATATTTCCCAAATCCCAACCTTACCCTCACACAAGTTTTCAAGATGAAGTTGTTTACTTACAAAATGTTCTACCCAAAAATCTTTGCTATGATAAAGCTTCTCTCATGCCATCGAAACTTAGTACTCACACGTGGCATGTTTTTTCGGCTACCGATGAATCACATTTAATGTTCATGCATCAACCTAGTACACCGACAACATTTACGTTCGAAATTTGCATGACGGAGCTCGATAGTGTACTAGCTCGAAAGTTTTTCCGAGGACCTAATGACGGAAAAACCGGGGGCTCTGCCGGGAAAGTGATGACGGAGATGACACGGATTTGTGATATAAACCCTAAAGCTCACATTTGTGATTTTGCATTTGATCCATGTGGGTACTCAATGAATGGGCTTGATGGCGAAAAGTACTCTACAATTCATGTAACACCCGAGGAAGGGTTTAGCTACGCTAGCTTTGAGTGCGTGGGGTCACTTTGTGAAGGCGGTGGTTATATTGGCGACGTTCTGAAGAAGGTGGTGCAAGTTTTCCGGCCGGGAACTATGTCGGTTTCGACTACATGTAGTAGCAGGGAGGTGGCGGCGCGTGTGGCTAAGGCTGTGGAGCA